The sequence below is a genomic window from Kryptolebias marmoratus isolate JLee-2015 unplaced genomic scaffold, ASM164957v2 Scaffold298, whole genome shotgun sequence.
ggTCAGGTCCAGAAGACATAGTTGAGGTTCTGTTCTCGGGTCATCAGGTCGTCGGGCCATCAGGTCATCAGGTCATCAGGTCGTCAGGTCGTCGGGTCGTCAGGTTCCTCCGTAGTAACCAGGAATCAGAGCCGTGACCTGATGAATCCTTAGTttctggtttaaaactctgtcgtCTTGGATTGTTGTGAAGTTTGGAGCACGTTTCATGTCTTCTGTGGAGTGAAAGCAGAAGACGTCCTGACGGACCGACGCTcggctgtttttctttcaggagCCGTTTTCGTCAACGGGAAGGAGATGACCAACCAGCTGCCCGCCGTCACCGTCGGCTCCACCGTCACCTTCGACATGGAGTTGGTCAACTTGTTGCCCGTCGGCAACAACAACCTGAGCGACGGGGCGGGCTTCAAGCTGAGGGTGACCATCGGCTCGGGGAACCGGGAGGTGGTGTTCGACTGGCTGGTGGAGCAGGCGGTGGACTCCTTCTTCTTCGGCTGCTCCTTCCTCCACGCCGGATGGAAGGTTCTGGTCTTTTAGAGGCTCAACGTTTCTCCTCAGAAGCTGCCGAGTTCAGAGACCAAAAGGAAAACTGCAGGTTTCAAACTTGTTTTCCTGACGACTCGTTCTGTTCAGCTGTCCTGaaaactacttcctgttttctgctgccGAAAGAGTTTCCTGTCGGCGTGAGCCCACGCAGGGAACATTTCTTCTTCTCAC
It includes:
- the LOC108229800 gene encoding cytokine receptor-like factor 3; this encodes MDRRDSLGVCLDTLQGDESLQRDQAVCISTNGAVFVNGKEMTNQLPAVTVGSTVTFDMELVNLLPVGNNNLSDGAGFKLRVTIGSGNREVVFDWLVEQAVDSFFFGCSFLHAGWKVLVF